In Palaemon carinicauda isolate YSFRI2023 chromosome 14, ASM3689809v2, whole genome shotgun sequence, the following proteins share a genomic window:
- the LOC137652909 gene encoding uncharacterized protein, with protein sequence MAALPPPLNTGETEFQCYVLLETALSIICWEEHVIPTSFGLSLDNFAGQEFPEHISLFLIDVIEKAKREVETCHKKLRQASRDLKDLLQSNMFEGARRRAGEVAHARGFSHMSILNNKLNNLLQNSKWDYSSDKVVNLSSTVFNREQLEVLNLGMGFCVGTTKSDFLDSISNINFFNFNNPSLKLNYLKGLVVDNLISGNIDVLPKRHREALVSLSKNQQIKRLKADKGDATVVMDTEDYISKVNSLLGDTNTYEIVSSPPTVTKLQQNFNRSLGKIAKSIPDPQQRATVLSKISSKNPSFPYFYGIPKVHKPGCPVRPIVATCNSPQDNLAEWLALILGGFIGKISDSHLIHSYDFIDRIGNNFDTDCRMVSLDVTALFTNVPLEYVLDNLRAKIFEEQLHIPIPLEPFLALVRLCVSTNLFYFNYICYRQLFGVSMGSKLSPILSNLCMEFVEKSILEHCDPHIKPLVWVRYVDDIFILFKGDDARLQQLVDRANSIVPSIKFTVELEEDNKLAFLDVLVIRDNLGPWRARQWLLMTWQINLESPQTLQTVTYNDGRVADANDSEQDSNPVCQTPGRDLTNV encoded by the exons agacagctctttctataat ATGTTGGGAAGAACACGTTATCCCTACGTCGTTTGGGCTTTCCTTGGATAACTTCGCTGGGCAAGAGTTTCCGGAACACATCAGTTTATTCCTCATAGACGTCATCGAGAAGGCCAAGAGAGAGGTTGAAACTTGCCACAAGAAACTTCGACAAGCCTCTAGAGATCTTAAGGATCTTCTCCAATCAAATATGTTTGAAGGTGCCAGGAGAAGAGCAGGTGAGGTAGCTCATGCTAGGGGTTTCTCTCACATGTCCATTTTAAATAACAAACTGAACAACTTATTGCAAAATTCCAAATGGGATTATTCGTCTGACAAAGTGGTCAATCTATCCTCTACTGTGTTTAATAGAGAGCAACTTGAAGTATTAAATTTAGGTATGGGTTTCTGTGTAGGTACAACTAAAAGTGACTTCCTTGATTCTATCTctaatattaatttctttaattttaataatccTAGTTTAAAGTTAAATTATTTAAAAGGGTTAGTGGTTGATAATCTAATTTCTGGGAACATAGATGTTTTACCTAAAAGGCATAGAGAGGCCTTGGTTTCTTTGTCCAAGAATCAACAAATTAAGAGATTGAAGGCTGATAAGGGGGACGCCACGGTGGTGATGGATACCGAGGACTATATTAGTAAGGTCAATTCCCTTTTAGGTGATACTAATACTTACGAAATTGTCTCTTCCCCTCCCACAGTCACCAAACTTCAACAGAACTTTAATCGGTCTCTGGGAAAAATAGCAAAATCTATTCCTGATCCGCAGCAAAGGGCTACTGTCTTGTCTAAAATTTCATCTAAAAACCCATCATTCCCGTATTTCTACGGGATTCCAAAAGTACACAAACCTGGGTGTCCAGTAAGGCCCATTGTGGCGACTTGCAATTCCCCTCAAGACAATTTGGCAGAATGGCTAGCTTTGATTTTAGGTGGTTTTATCGGAAAAATTTCAGACTCACATTTGATCCATTCCTACGATTTTATTGATAGAATAGGGAACAATTTTGACACTGACTGCAGAATGGTTAGTTTAGACGTCACAGCTTTATTCACCAATGTTCCTTTGGAATATGTTTTAGATAACCTTAGGGCAAAGATTTTTGAAGAACAGTTACACATCCCCATTCCATTGGAACCTTTTTTGGCATTAGTTAGATTGTGCGTATCTACTAATCTTTTTTACTTTAACTATATTTGTTATAGGCAACTGTTTGGTGTGTCTATGGGTTCAAAATTATCGCCCATATTGTCCAATCTGTGCATGGAGTTTGTGGAGAAGAGTATTTTAGAACATTGTGATCCACACATTAAGCCACTggtctgggtcagatatgttgatgatatttttattcttttcaaaggaGATGACGCACGGCTACAACAACTAGTTGACCGTGCCAATAGCATTGTACCCTCTATAAAATTCACTGTTGAACTGGAGGAAGATAATAAGCTTGCATTTTTGGATGTTTTGGTTATTAGAGATAAC ctaggaccatggagggccaggcaatggctgctgatgacttggcagatcaATCTAGAGTCTCCCCAGACCCTGCAAACCGTAACTTACAatgatggtagggttgcagacgctaacgattctgagcaggactcaaaccccgtCTGTCAAACCCCAGGAAGAGACCTTACCAATGTATAA